TTTCTTTGTCATTCTGGCAAACGCCAGAATTAAGTGCCTCAATCTGGATCCCGGATCAAGTCCGGGATGACATCTCTAAATTAGTATCTCCCCGCAGATCCCAACACATTCTTGTTTTTATTGATAATAAGTTTCTTTAATTCTTCGCGGGCAGGACCCAAATATTTTCTTGGGTCAAATTCAGAAGGGCTTTCCGCGAATACTTTCCTGATAATTGCTGTAACAACCAAACGTCCGTCGCTATCTATATTAATTTTACATACCGCGGAGCTTGCCGCACGACGTAGTTGATCTTCTGGAATGCCCACGGCATTATCCATTTTGCCGCCAAACTTATTTATCATTTGCACATATTCTTGAACAACAGAAGAGGCTCCATGCAAAACAATAGGAAACCCGGGAAGCTTTTTTTCTATCTTTTCTAAAATATCAAAACGAAGCGGGGGGACAGATTCGCCAGGTTTTAATTTGAATTTGTAAGCGCCATGCGATGTCCCAATTGAAATAGCAAGTGAATCTACCCCTGTCCTTTTTACAAAATCAATGACCTCATCTGGGTCTGTATAGTTTGATTTTTCTGCTTTGACTTCATCTTCAATGCCAGCCAATA
This is a stretch of genomic DNA from candidate division WOR-1 bacterium RIFOXYB2_FULL_36_35. It encodes these proteins:
- a CDS encoding fructose-1,6-bisphosphate aldolase, class II, coding for MSKLYEELGLVNTKEMFKKAMEGKYAVPAYNFNNMEQLQAIVMGCAESQSPVIIQVSSGARKYANQTLLRYMAQGAVEMVRKELKSNIPICLHLDHGDTFELCKSCVDYGFSSVMIDGSHHPYEKNIEVTKQVVEYARAHDVTVEGELGVLAGIEDEVKAEKSNYTDPDEVIDFVKRTGVDSLAISIGTSHGAYKFKLKPGESVPPLRFDILEKIEKKLPGFPIVLHGASSVVQEYVQMINKFGGKMDNAVGIPEDQLRRAASSAVCKINIDSDGRLVVTAIIRKVFAESPSEFDPRKYLGPAREELKKLIINKNKNVLGSAGRY